The Fusobacterium necrophorum subsp. necrophorum genome has a window encoding:
- a CDS encoding AMP-binding protein, whose amino-acid sequence MDKLSYKTLNEGFLDFNQSHIFIEYLGNEITITSNEFKDSVKIILYNLKKLGIKRGDEVLFQIDNSIELLKLFWACILGGFIAIPYTYLEKRDEKNKILKIWEILENPYLVSNTSTIEILDTDDKFRHIVRKSISIDKLENPVGFIDVNIDIPNENDIAFIQYSSGSTSDPKGVIVTHKNIISSINATIRAMDVVENDIYLSWLPLTHSFGMIGTYLTPLLAGCSFYIMSPKVFVLQPLLWLEKMDEHKVTVTASPNFGIRHVCNYIDIKDDIDINLKSLRLIIDGAEPVSALVCRLFIEKMKKFGMSSSTLKPSYGLSEGTLVVSTSSKDKEFVEVIVKRESLNIGDKVIKCNKMSKNTIAFVEVGACLDNLETKIVDDSGRILEKGKVGTLFIKGDSVSIGYYRDQKSTIESFDKDGWLNTGDLGFFNGNKLVLTGRKNDVVFVNGENYYFHDIENICNELSSLGFSKVAICGVYNSEIDKEKIFCFVECNKGEQEFSEIAKKLKKYAINKIGIGIEHFIKIENIPVTISGKIKRFELKKYLVDNFGGQ is encoded by the coding sequence ATGGATAAATTAAGTTATAAAACATTAAATGAGGGATTTTTAGACTTCAATCAATCACATATTTTTATAGAATATTTAGGTAATGAAATTACAATTACTTCAAATGAATTTAAAGATAGTGTGAAAATAATACTATATAATTTAAAAAAATTAGGGATAAAGCGAGGAGATGAAGTTTTATTTCAAATAGATAATAGTATTGAATTATTAAAACTTTTTTGGGCGTGTATTTTAGGTGGGTTCATAGCGATACCATACACATATTTAGAGAAAAGAGATGAAAAGAATAAGATATTAAAAATATGGGAAATTTTAGAAAATCCATATTTAGTTTCAAATACAAGCACAATTGAAATACTTGATACGGATGACAAATTTAGACATATAGTTAGAAAGAGTATTTCTATAGATAAATTAGAAAATCCTGTAGGATTTATAGATGTTAATATAGATATTCCAAATGAAAATGACATAGCCTTTATTCAGTACTCTTCAGGTTCAACGAGTGATCCTAAAGGAGTAATTGTAACACACAAAAATATTATTTCGAGTATTAATGCAACAATCAGAGCTATGGATGTAGTCGAAAATGATATTTACTTAAGTTGGTTGCCGCTTACGCATAGTTTCGGAATGATAGGGACATATTTAACACCTCTTTTAGCTGGATGCAGTTTTTATATTATGTCACCTAAAGTTTTTGTTTTACAACCTTTATTGTGGTTAGAAAAAATGGATGAACATAAGGTCACAGTTACTGCTTCTCCTAATTTCGGAATTAGACATGTTTGTAATTATATAGATATAAAAGATGATATAGATATAAATCTAAAGTCACTTAGGCTAATCATTGATGGAGCAGAACCTGTATCCGCATTGGTGTGTAGACTTTTTATAGAAAAAATGAAAAAATTTGGAATGAGTAGTAGCACATTGAAGCCTTCGTATGGCTTATCGGAAGGAACTTTGGTAGTGTCAACGTCAAGCAAAGACAAAGAATTTGTAGAAGTTATTGTGAAAAGGGAGAGTCTTAATATAGGAGATAAAGTTATAAAATGTAATAAAATGAGTAAAAATACGATTGCTTTTGTTGAGGTTGGCGCTTGTTTAGATAATCTAGAGACAAAGATAGTAGATGACTCTGGGAGGATTTTAGAGAAAGGTAAAGTGGGGACATTATTTATTAAAGGGGATTCAGTATCAATTGGATATTATAGGGATCAAAAATCAACTATAGAGTCTTTTGATAAAGATGGTTGGTTAAATACTGGTGATTTAGGTTTTTTTAATGGAAATAAGTTAGTACTCACTGGGAGAAAGAATGATGTAGTATTTGTTAATGGTGAAAATTATTATTTTCATGATATTGAAAATATTTGTAATGAACTCAGTTCATTAGGGTTTTCAAAAGTCGCCATTTGTGGAGTATATAATTCAGAAATTGATAAAGAAAAGATTTTTTGTTTTGTTGAATGTAACAAAGGTGAACAAGAGTTTAGTGAAATTGCGAAGAAATTAAAAAAATATGCTATTAATAAAATAGGAATAGGAATTGAACATTTTATAAAAATTGAAAATATACCTGTAACGATTAGTGGGAAAATTAAACGCTTTGAATTGAAAAAATATTTAGTTGATAACTTTGGGGGGCAATGA
- a CDS encoding alcohol dehydrogenase catalytic domain-containing protein gives MNTDVLIVKAEKSPVTNSKSLLPNQLYKNPFLSIEKRELCEIEDNKIRLKMMYVGICGTDLHLINGNKMTGYITSTAPVDIPRAGRVIGHEGVGEVVQVGKNVRNIKTGMIVTLESIITCGYCECCKNGNYNQCENSKLLGFEKDGLMGNFVDVDASIAHDVTKYIKSEKDLKSMACIEPAGVAFVACENANILPGDNLVIFGGGPIGAYVAMFSRKIFGARKIYIVEPVEFRRKILEKWTDNVYEKVDDIKDNIENINIIIEASGELENINHIFESLAPNGRVVLLGRSGRELNLKNIDHMITNNIKIIGSRGHLGGAFFKIFKLYSNGMIDLNHIITTELIGLNSLKEALTSDFIYRNCKAIVKLK, from the coding sequence ATGAATACAGATGTTTTGATAGTTAAAGCTGAAAAATCCCCCGTAACAAACAGTAAATCATTATTACCGAATCAACTTTATAAAAATCCTTTCTTGTCAATAGAAAAAAGAGAATTATGTGAAATAGAAGATAATAAAATAAGGTTAAAGATGATGTATGTAGGTATTTGTGGAACTGATTTACATCTAATTAATGGTAACAAAATGACTGGATATATAACAAGTACTGCTCCAGTGGATATCCCTAGAGCCGGTAGAGTTATTGGTCATGAGGGAGTAGGAGAAGTCGTACAAGTAGGTAAAAATGTTAGAAATATAAAGACTGGAATGATAGTTACATTGGAATCTATCATAACATGTGGGTATTGTGAATGTTGTAAAAATGGCAATTACAATCAATGTGAAAATTCTAAACTATTAGGATTTGAAAAAGATGGACTAATGGGGAATTTTGTAGATGTAGATGCAAGCATTGCACATGATGTAACAAAATATATAAAAAGTGAAAAGGATTTGAAATCTATGGCTTGTATTGAGCCAGCCGGAGTTGCTTTTGTAGCATGTGAAAATGCAAATATTTTGCCAGGAGATAATTTAGTTATTTTTGGCGGTGGTCCAATAGGAGCTTATGTAGCTATGTTTAGTAGAAAAATATTTGGAGCAAGAAAAATTTATATTGTGGAACCAGTTGAATTTAGAAGAAAAATTTTAGAAAAATGGACAGATAATGTGTACGAGAAAGTGGATGATATAAAAGATAATATTGAAAATATAAATATAATTATCGAAGCATCTGGTGAATTAGAAAATATAAATCACATATTTGAGTCATTAGCACCAAATGGAAGGGTAGTTTTATTGGGAAGGAGTGGTAGAGAATTAAATTTAAAAAATATTGATCATATGATAACCAATAATATAAAAATTATTGGGTCACGTGGGCATCTAGGAGGGGCATTTTTTAAAATATTCAAATTGTATTCAAATGGAATGATTGATTTAAATCATATAATTACTACAGAGTTAATAGGTCTGAATTCGCTGAAAGAAGCTTTAACAAGCGATTTTATTTATAGGAATTGCAAAGCGATTGTGAAATTGAAATAA
- a CDS encoding class I adenylate-forming enzyme family protein, with protein sequence MNQNLYYKGEPLNNFFIENEILYMCNLLRKKCIKDSEIVICKSDSQLGVYIQWEACLRMNLIPLFIYKETTENTIAEFRKIIAIRAIIEYKNNEIYLFSFDEQICETNVSDKLETGSVIHITSGSTGCPKLVLRTKHQMEEELNRYANFLEITDNDVVFPLVPLNHSFGFISGMLLSKKFGLDLILYDNLIPRNILNISNKSKVSIMLGLPYFYKKMIGLPERYKFNSELRYIISSGGPIEKGIQKQFFERFDKKLYQQYGSTETGSLSIGYSETNSGYVGKPFDGIGVNVDEVKRCIYVDTPKTIGAYITKNGIQRLDESIYKMGDIGRVIDSGGIELLGRDDDIIIINGNKIDKKLVIRYIKKFNYIEEVDVFLRNSHNIEELICEYISSIELDKSDIISFLSKYLSSYEIPKIFKRVKQLSNKKKINWKT encoded by the coding sequence ATGAATCAAAATTTATATTATAAAGGTGAACCATTAAACAACTTTTTTATAGAAAATGAAATACTGTATATGTGTAACCTATTAAGAAAAAAATGTATTAAAGATAGTGAGATAGTCATTTGTAAATCAGACTCTCAATTGGGTGTATATATACAATGGGAAGCATGTTTGAGGATGAATTTAATACCTCTGTTTATATACAAAGAAACTACAGAAAATACTATTGCTGAATTCAGGAAAATAATTGCTATTAGGGCAATTATTGAGTATAAAAATAACGAAATTTATTTATTTTCGTTCGATGAGCAAATTTGTGAAACAAATGTGTCAGATAAATTGGAAACAGGATCAGTTATTCATATAACCTCTGGTTCGACTGGTTGTCCAAAGTTAGTTTTGAGAACAAAACATCAAATGGAAGAAGAACTGAACAGATATGCAAATTTTTTAGAGATAACTGACAATGATGTAGTGTTTCCGCTTGTTCCCCTTAACCATTCATTTGGATTTATATCTGGTATGTTATTAAGTAAGAAATTTGGATTAGATTTAATATTATACGATAATTTAATTCCAAGAAATATACTTAATATTAGTAATAAGAGTAAAGTTTCAATTATGTTAGGGTTACCATATTTTTATAAAAAAATGATTGGATTGCCTGAAAGATATAAATTTAATTCTGAATTGAGATATATCATATCATCAGGTGGTCCAATTGAAAAGGGAATTCAAAAACAATTTTTTGAAAGATTTGACAAAAAATTATATCAACAATATGGTTCAACTGAAACAGGTAGCTTGAGCATAGGATATTCAGAAACAAATTCTGGATATGTTGGAAAGCCTTTTGATGGAATAGGGGTTAATGTTGATGAAGTAAAAAGATGTATATATGTTGATACTCCGAAAACAATAGGAGCCTATATTACAAAAAATGGAATACAGAGATTAGATGAAAGTATCTATAAAATGGGTGATATAGGGAGAGTGATTGATTCTGGAGGTATAGAACTGTTAGGAAGAGATGATGACATAATTATAATCAATGGAAATAAAATAGATAAGAAATTAGTTATAAGATATATAAAAAAATTTAATTATATAGAAGAAGTTGATGTGTTTTTGAGAAATTCTCATAATATAGAGGAGCTTATATGTGAGTATATAAGCAGTATTGAGTTAGATAAAAGTGATATTATTTCTTTTTTATCTAAATATTTGTCAAGTTATGAAATACCTAAAATTTTTAAAAGAGTAAAACAGTTGTCAAATAAGAAAAAAATTAATTGGAAGACGTAA
- a CDS encoding radical SAM protein: MFNKKVLLPHQYYYPHMDLIEDKSTIRKEEEFFKSLDISKKRKNASVYIHIPFCDSKCEFCGFDKVKNTSEMEKYKDIVIEEIKFYANKNYIQNLEIDVIHIGGGTPTILPPKIFNEILGAAKKYFNIADNLVINIEGSATTIYKDEVIEYIKENNISKVSVGVQTFNLKLRENYKSKATIDEVYLTLNKLKNNKIKTGIDIMYGFPDFKIGDISEITFNDINEAVKLDIDAIDFGQLYPYCNNLEKRIKAEKLKLPSKDQIVNIIKTVNNIMKENGYEQKASYGYTKKNSDIIVMESSYYGGIKDVPDCIAIGSGAFGFINGYKYRNNSYNVYIMNRKMKFSQLKKLSNMQLQNLNVVGFPKILYLSKKQLRMNGAEKYDYKIKKLLECGMLEESLNGFNITEEGKCFIDNIYYYLLEDEERERINRQTKILYIE; encoded by the coding sequence ATGTTTAATAAAAAAGTTTTATTGCCACATCAATACTATTATCCACATATGGATCTTATAGAAGATAAAAGTACTATTAGAAAAGAAGAAGAATTTTTTAAGAGTTTGGATATCTCAAAGAAAAGGAAAAATGCCTCAGTATATATCCACATTCCGTTTTGTGATTCTAAGTGTGAGTTTTGCGGATTTGATAAAGTTAAAAACACATCTGAAATGGAAAAATATAAAGATATTGTAATAGAAGAAATTAAATTTTATGCAAATAAAAATTATATACAAAATTTAGAAATAGATGTTATTCATATTGGTGGAGGTACTCCAACTATATTACCACCTAAAATTTTTAATGAAATTTTAGGTGCAGCAAAAAAATATTTTAATATTGCAGATAACTTAGTTATTAATATAGAAGGATCTGCAACAACAATTTATAAAGATGAAGTTATTGAATATATAAAGGAGAATAATATTTCAAAAGTTAGTGTTGGGGTTCAAACATTTAATTTGAAATTAAGAGAAAACTATAAATCTAAGGCAACTATCGACGAAGTATACTTAACATTAAATAAGCTTAAAAACAATAAAATAAAAACTGGAATTGACATCATGTATGGTTTTCCAGACTTTAAAATTGGAGATATATCTGAAATTACATTTAACGATATTAATGAAGCTGTAAAATTAGATATAGATGCAATTGATTTTGGACAATTATATCCTTATTGTAATAATTTAGAAAAAAGAATTAAGGCTGAAAAGCTAAAATTGCCTAGTAAAGATCAGATAGTTAATATTATAAAAACTGTAAATAATATTATGAAAGAGAATGGATATGAACAAAAAGCATCATATGGATATACTAAGAAAAATTCAGATATTATAGTTATGGAATCTTCATATTATGGAGGAATTAAAGATGTACCTGATTGTATAGCAATTGGTTCTGGAGCTTTTGGTTTCATAAATGGATACAAATACAGGAATAATTCGTACAATGTATATATTATGAATAGAAAAATGAAATTTTCTCAATTAAAAAAATTGAGTAATATGCAACTGCAAAATTTAAATGTAGTTGGATTCCCTAAAATTTTGTATTTGTCAAAAAAACAATTAAGAATGAACGGAGCCGAAAAATATGATTATAAAATAAAAAAACTATTGGAATGTGGAATGTTAGAGGAATCGTTAAATGGATTTAATATAACAGAAGAAGGAAAATGCTTTATTGATAACATATATTATTATCTTTTAGAGGATGAAGAGAGAGAAAGAATTAACAGACAAACAAAGATATTATATATTGAGTAA
- a CDS encoding phosphopantetheine-binding protein, producing the protein MKDLKEKLENIIISLMTSHDDTDNNDFYVCKNIEEYLYYIDSIRFIELITTVESEFNIEIDNEDLVEENVKKFDKFMELISKYVK; encoded by the coding sequence ATGAAAGACTTAAAGGAAAAATTAGAAAATATAATCATTAGTTTGATGACTTCGCATGATGATACTGATAATAACGATTTTTATGTATGTAAAAACATAGAAGAATATTTGTACTATATTGATTCAATAAGATTTATTGAATTGATAACAACAGTTGAAAGTGAATTTAATATAGAAATTGATAATGAAGATTTAGTAGAGGAAAATGTAAAGAAATTTGACAAATTTATGGAGCTTATAAGCAAGTATGTAAAATGA
- a CDS encoding thioesterase domain-containing protein encodes MGDKSKLKLLLLPYAGGSALFYAHWEKYLKENIEIIPIEFPGRGLRFKEKPCDKISDLIVSIWDTVEREIKNQRYVIFGYCVGTIVLYELFRLIRKNELTEPEHCFICAYSPPNLIKNVVDEKNMSEEELLLEWCTKSQISRELLEEKSYLKILYDIWKLDRKMVNNYIFKGDIELFNCNITLISGDEDFASCQKDIECWKDFTRGSVENVVVRGAHDFLKTNERSVVKIINKTLEKI; translated from the coding sequence ATGGGAGATAAGAGCAAGTTAAAACTTTTATTATTACCTTATGCAGGTGGTTCGGCATTATTTTATGCTCATTGGGAAAAGTATTTGAAAGAAAATATTGAAATTATTCCAATTGAGTTTCCAGGTAGAGGTTTAAGATTTAAAGAAAAACCATGTGATAAAATATCGGATCTTATTGTCTCTATATGGGATACAGTGGAAAGAGAAATAAAAAATCAGCGGTATGTTATTTTTGGATATTGTGTTGGAACAATTGTTTTATACGAACTATTTAGGCTTATTAGAAAAAATGAATTAACTGAACCAGAACACTGTTTTATATGTGCATATTCTCCTCCAAATTTAATAAAAAATGTAGTTGATGAAAAAAACATGAGTGAAGAAGAATTATTGCTTGAATGGTGTACAAAAAGTCAAATTAGTAGAGAACTATTGGAAGAAAAATCATATTTAAAGATTTTATATGACATATGGAAATTAGATCGAAAAATGGTGAATAATTACATTTTCAAGGGAGATATAGAGTTGTTTAATTGTAATATTACATTGATTAGTGGAGATGAGGATTTTGCATCATGCCAAAAAGATATTGAATGTTGGAAAGATTTCACCAGAGGAAGTGTTGAAAATGTTGTAGTTAGAGGAGCACACGATTTTTTAAAAACTAATGAAAGGTCGGTAGTTAAAATAATTAACAAAACACTAGAAAAAATTTAA
- a CDS encoding class I SAM-dependent methyltransferase, with amino-acid sequence MDNIISNYVRSMSTYHNVLDKHKYEQDTGIIGYCPVIDTTVAMFLKILIDIKKPKKVLELGTSIGYSTTIIAQSLSKYGGKITTIEFDKNVVLEAKLNFEKYGVSDVINVINDDVTKILPNLNEKFDMIFLDLYNGVYLSVLENCIDLLDDNGLLIADDTLFPVVRNKKIFKESNKSLHKFNMEVSKREDLNSLLIPLDDGITLIVKNENRRRYNGR; translated from the coding sequence ATGGATAATATTATTAGTAATTATGTTAGGTCTATGAGTACGTATCATAATGTTTTAGATAAGCATAAATATGAACAAGATACTGGTATTATTGGGTATTGCCCTGTTATTGATACCACTGTAGCGATGTTTTTAAAAATTCTCATAGATATAAAAAAACCTAAAAAAGTATTAGAATTAGGGACCAGCATAGGATACTCTACGACTATAATTGCTCAAAGTCTTAGCAAATATGGAGGGAAGATAACAACAATTGAATTTGATAAGAATGTTGTTTTAGAGGCGAAACTAAATTTCGAGAAATATGGGGTTTCGGATGTAATAAATGTTATTAATGATGACGTGACAAAGATATTACCAAATTTGAATGAAAAATTTGATATGATTTTTTTGGATTTATATAACGGAGTATACTTAAGCGTTCTAGAAAATTGTATTGATTTACTAGATGATAATGGATTATTAATAGCTGATGATACGCTTTTTCCTGTGGTTAGAAATAAAAAAATTTTCAAAGAGAGTAATAAGAGTTTGCATAAATTTAATATGGAAGTTAGTAAAAGAGAAGATCTTAATAGTTTGTTAATTCCTTTAGATGATGGCATAACTCTTATAGTTAAAAATGAAAATAGGAGGAGATATAATGGGAGATAA
- a CDS encoding AraC family transcriptional regulator: protein MKKNDCYYCKEMPNKSFCVDIGLSEPWEKGKNFKEHWHEHLQIFYVTNGNGFIRCNTKLYNLVKNDIVVVNVKEMHYLESLNDEFTFFLIRIDIPFLFSNQIDLCQTKYLSPLSENSIIFKNLIRNDPAVKKCIDLIIEEYFKKDIGYELAIKSQFYKLFVLLLRNYIVKFLTNSQVDIRLNNTKRFYDVFEFIDKNYDSEISLIDLTNIAYVSKFYFCRLFKDMTGKTVTAYVNDIRLKKSIELLRTNTLNITEIAIKCGFNDVNYFSRIFKRKFGVSPSKYKF from the coding sequence ATGAAAAAAAATGATTGTTACTATTGTAAAGAAATGCCTAATAAAAGTTTTTGCGTTGATATCGGATTATCAGAACCTTGGGAAAAAGGTAAAAATTTTAAAGAACATTGGCACGAACATTTACAAATTTTTTATGTTACTAATGGAAATGGATTCATAAGATGTAATACCAAATTATATAACTTAGTAAAGAATGATATAGTAGTAGTTAATGTTAAAGAGATGCATTACCTAGAAAGTCTAAATGATGAATTTACTTTTTTTTTAATTCGTATAGATATACCTTTCTTATTTAGTAATCAAATTGATTTATGCCAAACTAAATATCTATCCCCTCTTTCAGAAAATTCAATTATTTTCAAAAATTTAATACGCAATGATCCTGCTGTAAAAAAATGTATTGATTTAATCATTGAAGAATATTTCAAAAAAGATATTGGATATGAACTTGCTATAAAATCTCAATTTTACAAATTATTTGTATTACTATTACGAAATTATATAGTTAAGTTTTTAACCAATTCTCAGGTTGATATAAGATTAAATAATACAAAAAGATTTTATGATGTCTTTGAATTTATAGATAAAAATTATGATTCAGAAATTTCACTTATAGATCTTACAAACATAGCTTATGTTAGTAAATTCTATTTTTGCAGGCTCTTCAAAGATATGACTGGTAAAACAGTGACAGCATATGTAAATGACATAAGGCTAAAAAAATCTATAGAATTGTTAAGAACTAACACATTAAATATAACAGAAATTGCTATAAAATGCGGTTTTAATGATGTAAATTATTTTAGTAGAATTTTCAAAAGAAAGTTTGGAGTTAGTCCATCAAAATATAAATTTTAG
- the mobC gene encoding plasmid mobilization relaxosome protein MobC translates to MANRYRNNGIYLMLSDDELEILEKKYKLSGCKSLRQFIMKCILEKDIFVLDMDVFRDMSTSISRISSNINQIAKRVNSTNVIYKNDIDDLKTLLTKQGKEILDMRRKIYSFGNLETYRTEDK, encoded by the coding sequence ATGGCTAATAGATATAGAAATAATGGAATATATTTAATGCTCTCAGATGATGAACTTGAGATTTTAGAAAAAAAATATAAGCTATCCGGTTGTAAAAGTTTAAGACAGTTTATTATGAAATGTATTTTAGAAAAAGATATTTTTGTACTTGATATGGATGTATTTAGAGATATGTCCACAAGCATTTCAAGAATTTCTTCTAACATTAATCAGATAGCTAAAAGGGTAAATTCAACTAATGTAATTTATAAGAACGATATAGATGATCTTAAAACCTTACTTACAAAACAAGGAAAAGAAATCCTTGATATGAGAAGAAAGATTTACTCATTTGGTAATTTAGAAACTTATAGGACGGAGGATAAGTAA